AGCCGCAAGTGTTTACAATAACAATATCGGAACGGTTAGTACCCTCGTGCTGCACTTCAAAATCGTTGGCACTGAGTTGATTGATGAGCACTTCACTATCCACCAAATTTTGGAGCAGCCCAAAGTTACCACATTAACACGCGGCTTGCCGCTACGAGAAAATTTTGTTTTCATACATTTGCAAAGTTGCGCATTTTTTCAGAAAAACAGAGAAAGTTTAGAAAAAGGCTACTGAATAATGCTAAAACAATTTATTAATTGCGTACTTATTATGCCGTATTACACCACCGCAACGCCGTTATTGAAGTCGGTTTTCTTGCTCTGAAGGAGACAAAAATGCTCTGTACCAATCCAAAACTGGGATAGTATCCCTATTTCAATAAAAAATTCGCAGCAAAAGCCATACTGACTTATGCTGCGAATAAAAAAACGATAATTTTTATTGACCTGTTATCAATGTTCATCGGGTTTTATACCGATGCCCCAACGCATACCCACATACAACATTCTACCATAAATAGGTCCCCACACATTAGAAGCATCAAAACCCGCCTCAAAAGGCTGCTCATAGCCGCGAATGGGATTAGCTTGGTGAAAATCGCCTAAATTTTCGCCACCTACATAAATTTCCCACGATTTAATATGATAATTTATCTGTGCATTGAAAGTAACAAAATCTTTGCTTTGCGGCACTTTGCCATCAGCGGCAGCCACCGCCAGATTTTGTTTGCCGGTATATTGTGCCGTAGCATTAAAATGCCAGTTGCGCAAAGGCATTTTATACGAAATATTCAACAAAGCCGAAAAACGAGGCACTAAAGGCAATTGTATATCGCTCAAAGTGCCGTAAGTGATGCGCACTTCTTCCATTTTTCCGGCGAGGCGTACATCTAAACGGCGCAACAGTTCGGCATCTATCTGGGCTTGCAGGTAATTGGAATACGATTTTCCTTCCAAATTGTATATCAAAATACGATTAGGATCAGAAAAAGCATCTACAATACTTTGTTGCAAAAAATTGGTATGATACGCATCAGCCGTAAAAGTGCCTTCGCGCTCCGCAAAGCGAAATACTTGTGTAAAGTTGATGCCGTAGTTCCAAGCAATTTCGGGTTTTAATGCTTCGCCGTTTCGCAGAGCAAAGGGGCGGCTGCTCAAAAATAAAAAAGAATTTTCGGCAAAAAGATTGGCACGCCGGAATCCGCGCCCCACCGATGCCCGCAGCGAAGATAACTCCGAAAAATTATATTTGGCGTGCAAGCGCGGCGTTACAAAAAATCCGTACAAATTGTGATGGTCTAAGCGCAAACCCGCCAAAAAACTGAATTTGTGTTCGCGGATATAGTTGTATTCGGCAAAGACCCCCGGCACTTGCTCGCGGCGCGAAAAGAGGCTGTCGGCGACTTGCTCCTGATAATGGTCGTTGATAAAACTCGCCCCCGTTTTGAACACATGGTCGCTCGTACCCAAAATGGTCTGATAAATCAAATTGCCGTAAAAGCTTTTCTGAACGGCATCGTAATCCGTTTTTCCGAAAAACGCATTTTGGTCGTGATAAATACCTTGCAGTTGCAAGCCCAAAGAAGTAGCGGGTTTCTCAAAAATACGTCCCGTTTTTAGGTAAATTTCGCCGCGCTCCACCTGATTTTGAAATCCGTAATACGGGTTTTCGCCACCCAAATGGCTGTCGTGCTCGTGAAAAGCCACCTGTCCGCCTTTGCGTGTTTCCTGCAAATATTTGATACCGAACTGCCCTTCTTGTTTTTTAAAGCGAAAATGGGTGCGGTGATAAATTTGTGCCTGTTGGCGCAGGGGCATATCCAAAAAAGTATCGCCGTTGCGGTCGTGGTGTGCATTGAGGATATTTCCGTGCAGCAGCCACAGCGATTCAAAGCCTTTGAGGGGCAGCTTGTGTCTGAAATTCAAAGAAGCCTCATAGCGTCCGGCATCGCCGGCATACACATTGACGAGTAATTTTTCGGCTTCGTGCGGTTTTTTATATTCTACATTGATTTGTCCGGTGATAGATTCGTAGCCGTTCACTACCGACCCCACTCCTTTTGAAATTTGAATACTCTCCATCCAAGGACCCGGCACATACTCCAAACCGTAAGTGCTAGCCAAGCCGCGCAGCGAAGGCATATTTTCGGACAACATCTGCACATAAGAACCGTCCAAACCCAACATACGGATTTCTTTTGCGCCCGTAATAGCATCGGTATAATTGACATCTACCGAAGCGTTGGTTTCAAAACTTTCGCTCAAATTACAACAGGCCGCTTTTGCCAGTTCATCGGTGGTAATTTCTTCGGCTTTGATAGATTTGAGGGTTGAAATAAAAGTAGAGCCGCGCCGCGCACGGATTTGAACTTCATCTAAACTACTATTCGCCTCCGCCAATAAAATATCAATACGTTCACTGTGTTGGGGAGGAATATAAAGTGTATCACTTTGGTAGCCGATAAAACTCACGATGAGCGAATCGCGGTGAGGTACGCGCTCTATTTCAAAATTGCCGTTTTCGTCACTGACAGCTCCTTTGGCAGTACCTTGCCAATATAAAAACGCACCGATAACGGAGCTTTCCTGTTGCTGTTCGTCGATTTCTTTTACCGAACCCTGCAATATAATTTGTGCCTGACTTTCCTGTATCCATAGCAAATAACCCAACACTGCCAACAAAAGCCGCAGTGAAAAAATATACTTCATAAAAAAATGATAATTTGTAAGTGTGATAAAAAATGTAAAGAGCGATTAACAAAGTATTGGTTTTTAATACTTTATTAATTCATATTTCATTTTTCGGCTTTGCTTTTTTCGTTCTTTATAAAAAAAGCGAAACACATATCCACTAACAAAGAAATTGCTCGAACAGAACAAAAAATTCTGCAAAGGCAACAGGAGGAGATTTTAGATAGGGAAGGTAAAGTGCTATACAATGCGTATTGAAAGCGCATAAATCAGCAAATAAGTATTTGCTCAACTGTACCGAGAACAAGGATATATCTACACAGCAGGCCGACCAAAATTGTATTGCCGAAATCAATAAATGGTGCTTATTGGCGATGTATTTTTCGCCATAAGAACAACAATTCTTTTTTTCGGCTGCCTGATGCGAAACAGAGATTGGTTTGTTTTTACAAGCAGAAGCAGCTTTGTTGCAACAACTTTTTTCGAAAATAACAGGGTGGCTTTCTGCTTCGCGCTCGGCGCAGGGTGTAATGGGTAACAAAGATACTTCAAACAAATCTTCGCTGAAACAACGATGCGTGTTCACTGCTATTCCGATATTGGAAAGCAGCATACAAGCCATAGCAAACAAGCATAGCACCGATGACAACTGACGTTTCATGCGCAAAAACAGAATTGTATTGAAATACACTGCAAAAATATATCAAAATTTATTCCATTGTGTATTTTAAGGCGATAGAGGTGTTTTTTTTAATATTTTTTAAGGAGCTAATCGCTGTATGTTCCAAGTTTGGGTGGTTTGATGCAGCGTATAGCGCAGACGGTCGTGGAGGCGGCTGCTGCGTCCTTGCCAAAATTCAAAAGTATGCGCCTCCACGCGATAGCCGCCCCAGTGCGGCGGTTTGGGAATGACGGCGGCGGGTTGTTGTTGTTCTTCGCCCAATGCTACAAAATGCTGCACCGCCTCCTGATAGCGTAGTTCTAATTCATTTCTGCCATCAATAACTGTGCTCTGCGGCGAAGCCCAAGCTCCCAGACGACTTTGAAGGGGACGACTTTGAAAATAGGCTTCGGCGGCGGCATCGTTTTTAAGGTGCGCCACACCCTCTATGCGTACCTGTCGTTCCAAAGCGTCCCAAAAAAACAACAAAGCCACTTTCGGATTAACGGCTATTTCATTGCCTTTGCGACTGTGGTAGTTGGTATAAAAAACAAAACCCTCTTTGCTGTATTCTTTGAGCAGCACCACACGTGCCGAAGGTTGTGCGGCAGTGTCGGCAGTGGCGAGTATCATGGCGTTGGCTTCGGCAATATCTTTGCAGTCGGCGGCGGCGGCATACCAATGCTGAAATTGCTCAAAAGGGTCGGTGGCGGCTTCGTGTTCGTGGAGGCTGTACTGCCCATAGTCGCGGCGCAGATGTGAGAGATCTTGGTTCATATTATTTTCTTTTGGTACTGATTAAGAATGTATGCTGGTGATTTTTGCAAAAAGTTGTCATATTGACAACCCAAAAGGGCAAAACCAACTTAAATTAGTATGTCTGAAATACTGGTTCAAGTGGTTTGCCCTCATTGTGAGGATACAAATGTAAAAAAAAATGGCAAAAAGCCAATGGTACTCAAAATTTCTATTGTTATAAGTGCAAAAACAATTTCAATTTGCCTACAAATACAAAGGAGCAGATCCTCGTATTAAACGGCAGGTTCGCTGTATGACCTTCAATGGCAGTGGTATCAGAGATATTCAAAGGGTCTGTGGAATAAGCATCGCGGGCATCTTATTGATCTTGCGCAAGTGGTTCAGACAAATACAAGAGCCTATTGTTCAAGGACATTTTAAGAAGGTCCAAATTGATGAAATGTGGACTTTTGTCAAACATCGCAAACAAGGCAAACGCTGGCTTTGGTATGCTTATGACGCAGATTCTGGTCAAATTTTAGCTTTTTACATCGGAAAACGCAATAATTCGGCTTGCAAAGCTCTGATGAGAAAACTCGCTCATTTACAAATTGATTCCTACCGAACCGATGATTGGAAGTCTTATAAAAAAGTACATTGCTCCTCAAAAGCATATTATCGCAAAGGCTAAAACTACCCATATTGAAAGGCGAAACCGAGATTTCAGAACACATTTAAAAAGGCTCTGTCGCCAAACCGTTTGTTTTTCTAAGAAAGATGATATGCACTACGGTATCATTAAAACTTATATCTTTCTTAGAAACAAGTTCCGTACCCCTCTTAATATTCAGCATACATTTTAAATCACTACCTTTCTTTTTTATCATATTATCAATCTTTGTTTTCTTTTCCACAGCATAAAATAAATCTGAGACCCTATAAACAATAAGCCCCAATAAATTAATTCGGCTGCCCACACATAAGGCAAACCCACATTGTAAAAGTTAACGGCGGTGTAAGCGTATATGAGATAAATAAAAATAGCAATCATCTCTATCAGCAGCGAAGCGCGTGTAGCTCCCACTCCGATAATACCGTTGAATACAGTGCTTGCCATAGAACATACCAACAAGGTAAGGGCGAGCAAGGGCATCAATTGACCAGCTCCGGCGATGAGTTGTTCATCGTCTGTAAAAATGCCGTTGATATGCGCCGGAAACATCAACAGCAAAACTCCCAATATCAAAGAAGCCGCCACCCCCATCAGCATAGCACGCCGCACCGACAACAATGCGTCTTTCTGTTTATTTTGCCCTATCAGGTTGCTCACTACCGAATTTACCGCCGATGCCAAGCCCCAGGTGGGAATACCCCAAAAAGTATAAACCCATTTGGCAATGGTAGATACGCCCAAGGCGGTTTGTCCCATATTTTCAATAAAAGTAAACAACAAAAACCAACCGCCAATGCCCACCAAAAATTGTATGACCAAAGGGTAAGACAGCATCAATAATTCGTTAAAAATGGGGCGATTGAGTGTAAAAATATTTTTAAACACATGAAAACGGCGGATATGCCTGTCTGTAGCAGCATACAACAAACCGATGATGGAGGCGATAGCTTCGGCGATAGTGGAAGCCAAACCCGAACCCGCAATGCCCATTTTTGGAAAACCGAAAGCTCCGAATATCAAACTGTAATTAAGTACCATATTGCTCAATGCCATTGCCAAGGTTACATATACAATCATGGTGGTTCTGCCGATACCGGAATACAAAGCCAAAAACACAAAACCCAAAGTGCTGAAAAAAATGCCGAAAGAGCGATATTCCAAAAATTTTAAACCGGCTTCTAAAATATCGGGTGACTGTATGAAGAAAGGTAAAATATACTGCGACCCCCAATACAGCAGCGCAAACAGAATTAAACTCAAAAAAAACTGTACGCCGATATACGTATCAAATACTGCACCTATGTTTTCGGGTTTTTCCTCTCCGGCAAAACGCGCTATCATAATTTGTGCTCCCCTCGACACTGCATACCCTATCATTACCATAATTAAATAATAGATAGATGTAATGCCGCAGGCACTTAATTCCACCACCCCTACTCTGCCCAAAAATATAGTATCCGTAAAGCCTATAATATTTTGTACAAATTGAAACACCATAATTGGTGCTGCAATCTTTAATATATCGGTATAAGTACCTTTTAGTTGCATGAAAATATTTTTTCGTGAAAGAAGACAGTTTTTCTAATACGCTTTGAGATCTATGTTTTAAAAAAACATATCAGGTCTCACGTTTAAATTTTTGCAATGCTTTCTTTTTTTATACCAACAGTTTGAATACACAAACATAAGAAAAAAACAGTGTCTTGGTATGTGTTTTTTTGTTGCACAATTTCACATAGCAACAGAGTTGGGTTCAAAATGTTGTCAATCTATCCAATTATATTGGAGGGCATCTTTGGCATGATAGGTGATGATGAGATCAGCACCGGCGCGGGCAAAAGCATAGAGGTTTTCGCGTACTACGGCGGCTTCGTCGAGCCAGCCGTTTTGGGCGGCGGCTTTTACCATAGCATACTCGCCCGACACATTGTAGCACGCCAAAGGCAGCAATGAAGTTTGGCGCACACTTTTGATAATATCAAGAAACGCCAAAGCCGGTTTTACCATCAGCATATCAGCTCCTTCCTGCTCATCGAGGGCGGCTGCGCGGAGGGCTTCGCGGGCATTGCGAATATCCATCTGGTAGCTTTTGCGGTTGCCCTGCTGCGGTGCAGAGTTGGCGGCTTCGCGGAAAGGACCATAATACGAAGAAGCAAATTTTACGGAATACGACATTAGTGCGGTATGCTCAAAAGCCGCCTCATCTAAGGCATTGCGTATAGCTCCTACCCTGCCGTCCATCATATCCGAAGGAGCCACCATATCGGCTCCGGCTTCGGCGTGGCGCAGTGCCATTGTTGCCAGCAAAGGCAAAGAGGCATCATTAACAATAAGTCCGTGCTCCAATACGCCGCAGTGTCCGTGTGTGGTATAGGCGCATAAGCACACATCGGTGGCTATATACAAATCATCACCGAAAGATTTTTTGAGCGCGCGTACCGCCTCCGGTACAATACTGTGCGCACTTTGGGCGGCGGCGGCAAATTCGCTCTTCGGTTCATTTACTCCAAACAATAAAATATTTCTGATACCCAAAGACAGACAGGTTTCCACTTCGCGCAACAAATTATCTATCGACAAATGAGCGATACCCGGCATGGAAGCAATTTCGTGCCGGATATGGTTGCCTGCAGTAACAAAAAAGGGATACATCAACATAGAAGGCGACAGGCGCGTTTCAGCAAATAATTCGCGGCTCAGTGTGCCAGTACGCAACCGCCGCATACGATGAACTAATTTCATGAAGTAATTTGATAAATATGATTAATTTTGTAGCAAAGGTATTTGGATTTTAGCACTTATAGTCAAATTTTTAGACATCAACATTTAATATACATTATAAAAAATAATCATTTTTAATAAATAAGACATAAGAAGGCAAGTAGTGTAAAAGGCAAAAAGAGTTATAAACTCAAAATAAAGTAAACTAAATAAAATATTATAAATCAATAAGTTATAAAATATAAACCACCATATTGCATAAACATTCCGCTACATATTTCATTATTGAACAGGCAACGTTGGCAAAAAGTTATAGGAGCAAATACAAAAAATTTTAAAAACTGCTGAAAACTTGGCTTAATGTTCGCTTAACTATTTTCCATAGAGGAGTATTCATTCCGGCAGTTTAACTTAAATAAGGAGTTTATCCGACTCTATAAAAGATTTTACAGATTTGATATATATATACGATGGAATCGTCAAAAATACTTTCCGATATCAGTATAAAACATCTTAACTTTGATTCTATTGATTTGAAGAAGAGTAAATTATGTATTTTTATTTCTGATTATATTCTTGCTTATGCCGTATGCGATATGCAAGATTGTGTGCAACGTCTTAAATCCTATCCTTTGTATGGCAGCTCTTATTTACACGATTTCGGCAAGCTCAAAGATATATTAGACAAAGATGAACTTCTCAGTTCGGCGTATCGCTTTGATGATGTATCGATTGCGCTGTCGGGTTTGTTGAATACTTTTGTACCGCACGAATTTTTTGACGGCAGCGATTTGCGCCAATACTTTGATTTTAATCTCGCCCCGCAACACAACGTACAACTGCGTTGCGATGAAATTCGCGGTTTTGACTATTTCAACATCTACGCTATTGACCACGCACTGACGGAGGTTTTAGACCGTTCTTTTGAAGATTATACGCTCAAACACGCTCAATCGGTGCTCTTGTCTTCGGTGCTGAAAGATTATTTGCAGCCTTCTGCACGTTTTTCATCTCGCCTTATCATACACCGCGAAAGCAACCATTTAGATATTTTTTGGCTGCAAGCGGGCAAACTGCAATTTATCAATCGGTTTGTTTATCAAAGTGCCGAAGATTTTTTGTATTATGTGCTGAGTGTGATTTTTGGCAAACGCCCTTCGCGCTATACTTATTGCCCTGAAATGGCTTTAATTCCTCAGCAGAAATTCTACAACCTGTTTTCTGTATAATAATTATTTTGTTGTAGGTGTGGCGTTTTTGTGCTTGCGCAAAAAATATCGGTACAGAATTGTAATTTTTTCTTGCGGTTGGCAATACCTTGCAAGTGTCGGTGATGCAGATAAAACATAAAAATACTTATCTTTGATGCTGTATTTTTTATATTATCATCTTTTTTTTAATGCCGTGCTTCAAGTACATTATTTCACGTTCAACGATTTTCGGGAAAACACCTATTTGGTGTGGGACGACAGCCTCGCCTGCCTCATCATTGACCCGGGTTGCAGCACTGCCGCCGAGCGCAAAGAACTCAGCAATTTTATCGCCGCCCAACAACTACAGCCCTGCCGCTTGCTCAATACCCACTGCCACATTGACCATATTTTCGGCAATGCCTACATCGCCGACCGCTATGGTTTGGGCTTGGAAATACACGAAGGCGAAGTACCGATTTTGCAAGGGGCAAAAGCCTATACGCAAATGTGGGGTATGCACTATGAAGAGTCGCCGCAGCCGCAGCGTTTCATTTCTGAAAAAGACGAAATCAGCTTTGGCAATGGCAGTGTCCTGAAAATCCTCTTTACACCCGGACACTCTCCGGCGAGCATTTGTTTTTACAGTGCCGCCTCGCAATTTGTCATCGGCGGCGATGTATTGTTTGAGGGCAGTATCGGGCGCACCGACCTCCCTGGCGGCAACTACAATACACTTATTCGCAGCATTAAAACACAATTGCTCACGCTACCCGACCATGTAAAAGTATATGCCGGTCACGGCGATCCCACCACCATCGGCACAGAACGCCGTTTTAATCCTTTTTTGAAAGAATAAGACAGTATTTGTCTGTTATACAGTTTTTTTTTAACGTACCTTTGCTGCCCGAAAACAAACACAGCATTTTTTTTGCTATATTTTTGTTAGCCTTTTTTTGAAACTACGTCTCTCTAATACGCTAAACTCTCTTGTGAAACCCGACAGAAATACTTTATTTTGGCTCAGTTGCCTCACTTTATTCGGCTTTGGCATTGCGGGCTTACTCGGTGTGCATTGGTTTCAGGATACGCCTTTGCGTCAGGTGCTGCTCGGCGGCAGTATATGGTATCGTCAGTTGCTGTGGGGAGCAGTGGTAGGCGGTGCGGGCGCACTGTTGGTTACGTTGCTCGTGCGCCTAAAACCTTTTCAAAGCATCCATCAATTATTTGAAGATGTATTGGATATTCGCGGTATTGATATGCACGATGTTGTTTTTTATTCATTTTGTGCTGCTATCGGCGAAGAGTTGTTTTTCAGGGCGGGATTGCAAATGCACTTGGGCAATCTGCTCACCTCTACTATTTTTGTAATGCTGCACGGCTATCTCAACCCCAAAAACTGGCAATTGAGTATTTTTGGTTTTATCCTCATTGCATTAAGCTGCGCTTTTGGTTATTTATTCACCGTTCAAGGTTTTTTTGCTGCCGTTGCCGCCCATTTTGTGTATGATGTGCTGGTGTTCAGCTATTTGATATTCCTCACACCAAAGCCGCAACCGAACTAAAATCCGCATTATGTTTGAAACGCTATGGCAACAAATCGTACAAAGCTCCGCTTTGGAAGCAATAGCGGTAATTTTCGGTTTGTTGAGCGTATATTTTTCAGGACGCAACCATATCGCCGTTTATCCTACGGGTATTGTGAATGTATTGTTGTATGTATATATCTGCTTCAATAGTAAATTGTATGCGGATATGGGTATTCAAATGTATTATTTTGTGATGAGCGTATATGGCTGGATACACTGGAATCAAGTGCAGCAAAATGAGCAAAGCGGAATTATGCACAACAGCTCCCGCGAAAATCTGCGCGATGCGGGCTTATTTTTTTTGTTTTTTGGGTTAATTTATGCCCTACTTCGCCACTACACCGACAGCGATGTACCTTTTTGGGATAGCCTCACGACCGCCATTTTTTTGGTAGCGATGTATTTGATGGCACGCAAAAAAATAGAACACTGGCTTTGGTGGATAGCAGGAGATATAATGGTAATTCCTTTGTTTATATATAAAGGTTTAGTGCTTACGGCATTTCAATATGTAGTATTTACAGCATTGGCAATCTATGGATTTTGGCAATGGAAGCAGCAAATAGCAAGTCCCCGAAAAAAATAATTATAACAGGTGCGGAGTCTTCGGGCAAAAGCACTCTAGCAGCAGCGTTGGCGGCGCATTTCGGTGTGCCGCAAGTGCCGGAATATGCGCGTATTTTTTTTGAACAGCGGAACAGCACCGACTACTGCGAAAACGACTTATTGCAAATAGCCCAAGGGCAAACAAATTTGGAGGCACAAATCGCAGCAACATTTCCAGAAGCCCCATTTATTATTTGCGATACCGACTTAATCACCATAAAAATCTGGAGCGATGATAAATACGGGCATTGCCACCCGTGGATAGAAGAACAACTACATTCCGACCCCCAGAATTTGTATTTGCTCTGTGTGCCCGACCTGCCTTGGCACTACGACCCCCTGCGCGAAAACCCACACAATCATTCCGAAATTTATGCTTTGTACGAAGCGCACCTGCAAAGCCGCCATCTCAACTATGTACGCATCAGCGGCAGCGGCAACACACGAACCACCGCCGCTATCCGTGCCGTAGAGCAGCAATTACAACTTTGGCAAAAATGAAACTTTGTTGTCGTCAGAGAAATTGTTTTAAATGAATTGCGTATATTTTTTTATTTTTGCAGAGACACGAATTGATTGTTAAATCAACTATAAAATTGACAATGAAATTAGGAGTACTTGCGAGCAATAAAAAAAAGAAGGTTTCCAAAAAGACAAATTGAACTATAAAAACGTACAGAGTCCACAACACCTATTTTGTGCATCAGATAGGTATGTATAATATAAATTTCAGAAATGGTTTTTGTTATTTTTAAATTTTTATGCTACAAAAATGGCAAATAAAACGTCTCAGCATATTTTAGGAACTTCAGCGAATCTTTTAGGATTTTGCCTCATCGTAATTACGTCCTTTCATTTAGCCGATAAAAAAGAAAACAGTTTGATTGATGAACTGACTTCGCTTATTGCTTTGCTGCTGACTATATCTTCAATGCTATCTTTTATTTCTATCAGAACTGAAAATAAAATAAAAGAAGAAAAACTGGAGCGATATGCCGATTATCTGTTTTTGTTTTCACTTATTGGAATTTTTGGAATAATCCTTTTTGTACTGATTCATTTTTTAAGCAGCTAAAAAAGAATCCTATAACACAAGTTGGTCAGACAATAGTAAGCACCAATTCTAAAACCTCACCCTGTAAACAGACAGAAATATGACATTAAAGATATGAATGACAACACAATAAACAACCTGCGGGAAGCATTGCAGCACTCGCCCGACAATACTCCGTTGCGATTTTTATTGGCTGATTCTTTATTAACTTTGAACAGACTCGAAGAAGCAGAAAAGGAGTTTGCAGCGATACTTAAACTGACCAACGACCACAAAGCAAAAATCGGGCTTGCCAAGGTGTTTTTTAAAAAAGGCAGCTATTCAGCCTGCAATGTCATTTTGGAAGAAGTGATTGAAAACGGAACAAATGACCTGAGTGTTTTTACGCTATATGCAAAGGGGCTTTTAAAAGAGAATGCAATAGCAGCCGCAATAGAGGCATACAAAAAAGCCTTGGCGATTGACCCTGATTATTTTGACGAAGAACTCGACAGCCAATTGCGGCAAAAAAACAGCAGCAAAATTACGGAAACAGAAGAAATATCAGACAGCCGATTTTTACAAAAACCCAATATCAGCTTCGGTGATGTGGGAGGAATGGAAGCAGTAAAAAAAGAAATTGAATTAAAAATTATTAAACCACTTCTTCACCCCGAACTCTACAAAGCATACGGTAAAAAAATCGGTGGCGGGATTTTGCTATACGGTCCGCCGGGCTGCGGAAAAACATTTATAGCCAAA
The window above is part of the Sphingobacteriales bacterium genome. Proteins encoded here:
- a CDS encoding CPBP family intramembrane metalloprotease → MKPDRNTLFWLSCLTLFGFGIAGLLGVHWFQDTPLRQVLLGGSIWYRQLLWGAVVGGAGALLVTLLVRLKPFQSIHQLFEDVLDIRGIDMHDVVFYSFCAAIGEELFFRAGLQMHLGNLLTSTIFVMLHGYLNPKNWQLSIFGFILIALSCAFGYLFTVQGFFAAVAAHFVYDVLVFSYLIFLTPKPQPN
- the pdxH gene encoding pyridoxamine 5'-phosphate oxidase encodes the protein MNQDLSHLRRDYGQYSLHEHEAATDPFEQFQHWYAAAADCKDIAEANAMILATADTAAQPSARVVLLKEYSKEGFVFYTNYHSRKGNEIAVNPKVALLFFWDALERQVRIEGVAHLKNDAAAEAYFQSRPLQSRLGAWASPQSTVIDGRNELELRYQEAVQHFVALGEEQQQPAAVIPKPPHWGGYRVEAHTFEFWQGRSSRLHDRLRYTLHQTTQTWNIQRLAP
- a CDS encoding TonB-dependent receptor — translated: MKYIFSLRLLLAVLGYLLWIQESQAQIILQGSVKEIDEQQQESSVIGAFLYWQGTAKGAVSDENGNFEIERVPHRDSLIVSFIGYQSDTLYIPPQHSERIDILLAEANSSLDEVQIRARRGSTFISTLKSIKAEEITTDELAKAACCNLSESFETNASVDVNYTDAITGAKEIRMLGLDGSYVQMLSENMPSLRGLASTYGLEYVPGPWMESIQISKGVGSVVNGYESITGQINVEYKKPHEAEKLLVNVYAGDAGRYEASLNFRHKLPLKGFESLWLLHGNILNAHHDRNGDTFLDMPLRQQAQIYHRTHFRFKKQEGQFGIKYLQETRKGGQVAFHEHDSHLGGENPYYGFQNQVERGEIYLKTGRIFEKPATSLGLQLQGIYHDQNAFFGKTDYDAVQKSFYGNLIYQTILGTSDHVFKTGASFINDHYQEQVADSLFSRREQVPGVFAEYNYIREHKFSFLAGLRLDHHNLYGFFVTPRLHAKYNFSELSSLRASVGRGFRRANLFAENSFLFLSSRPFALRNGEALKPEIAWNYGINFTQVFRFAEREGTFTADAYHTNFLQQSIVDAFSDPNRILIYNLEGKSYSNYLQAQIDAELLRRLDVRLAGKMEEVRITYGTLSDIQLPLVPRFSALLNISYKMPLRNWHFNATAQYTGKQNLAVAAADGKVPQSKDFVTFNAQINYHIKSWEIYVGGENLGDFHQANPIRGYEQPFEAGFDASNVWGPIYGRMLYVGMRWGIGIKPDEH
- a CDS encoding MBL fold metallo-hydrolase, which translates into the protein MLQVHYFTFNDFRENTYLVWDDSLACLIIDPGCSTAAERKELSNFIAAQQLQPCRLLNTHCHIDHIFGNAYIADRYGLGLEIHEGEVPILQGAKAYTQMWGMHYEESPQPQRFISEKDEISFGNGSVLKILFTPGHSPASICFYSAASQFVIGGDVLFEGSIGRTDLPGGNYNTLIRSIKTQLLTLPDHVKVYAGHGDPTTIGTERRFNPFLKE
- the hemB gene encoding porphobilinogen synthase — protein: MKLVHRMRRLRTGTLSRELFAETRLSPSMLMYPFFVTAGNHIRHEIASMPGIAHLSIDNLLREVETCLSLGIRNILLFGVNEPKSEFAAAAQSAHSIVPEAVRALKKSFGDDLYIATDVCLCAYTTHGHCGVLEHGLIVNDASLPLLATMALRHAEAGADMVAPSDMMDGRVGAIRNALDEAAFEHTALMSYSVKFASSYYGPFREAANSAPQQGNRKSYQMDIRNAREALRAAALDEQEGADMLMVKPALAFLDIIKSVRQTSLLPLACYNVSGEYAMVKAAAQNGWLDEAAVVRENLYAFARAGADLIITYHAKDALQYNWID
- a CDS encoding IS1 family transposase, producing the protein MQKQFQFAYKYKGADPRIKRQVRCMTFNGSGIRDIQRVCGISIAGILLILRKWFRQIQEPIVQGHFKKVQIDEMWTFVKHRKQGKRWLWYAYDADSGQILAFYIGKRNNSACKALMRKLAHLQIDSYRTDDWKSYKKVHCSSKAYYRKG
- a CDS encoding nicotinamide mononucleotide transporter; amino-acid sequence: MFETLWQQIVQSSALEAIAVIFGLLSVYFSGRNHIAVYPTGIVNVLLYVYICFNSKLYADMGIQMYYFVMSVYGWIHWNQVQQNEQSGIMHNSSRENLRDAGLFFLFFGLIYALLRHYTDSDVPFWDSLTTAIFLVAMYLMARKKIEHWLWWIAGDIMVIPLFIYKGLVLTAFQYVVFTALAIYGFWQWKQQIASPRKK
- a CDS encoding MATE family efflux transporter: MQLKGTYTDILKIAAPIMVFQFVQNIIGFTDTIFLGRVGVVELSACGITSIYYLIMVMIGYAVSRGAQIMIARFAGEEKPENIGAVFDTYIGVQFFLSLILFALLYWGSQYILPFFIQSPDILEAGLKFLEYRSFGIFFSTLGFVFLALYSGIGRTTMIVYVTLAMALSNMVLNYSLIFGAFGFPKMGIAGSGLASTIAEAIASIIGLLYAATDRHIRRFHVFKNIFTLNRPIFNELLMLSYPLVIQFLVGIGGWFLLFTFIENMGQTALGVSTIAKWVYTFWGIPTWGLASAVNSVVSNLIGQNKQKDALLSVRRAMLMGVAASLILGVLLLMFPAHINGIFTDDEQLIAGAGQLMPLLALTLLVCSMASTVFNGIIGVGATRASLLIEMIAIFIYLIYAYTAVNFYNVGLPYVWAAELIYWGLLFIGSQIYFMLWKRKQRLII
- a CDS encoding DUF3822 family protein, encoding MKKSKLCIFISDYILAYAVCDMQDCVQRLKSYPLYGSSYLHDFGKLKDILDKDELLSSAYRFDDVSIALSGLLNTFVPHEFFDGSDLRQYFDFNLAPQHNVQLRCDEIRGFDYFNIYAIDHALTEVLDRSFEDYTLKHAQSVLLSSVLKDYLQPSARFSSRLIIHRESNHLDIFWLQAGKLQFINRFVYQSAEDFLYYVLSVIFGKRPSRYTYCPEMALIPQQKFYNLFSV